One window from the genome of Hyalangium minutum encodes:
- a CDS encoding IS1380 family transposase, whose product MKTECNAKQVEFDNVGKRKLVAAFDGEHISSDGGLALLHRTDQRFGLMRKFAECFKDLRKPELIEHSVEELVRQRVFGLACGYEDLVDHETLRNDPLLAAVVGKAEPQKQPLASPSTLNRLELTPADATAQARYRKVVYDGQAIENFFVEAFLDAHREPLKQVVLDLDATDDPIHGTQEGRFFHGYYGNYCYLPLYIFAGDFLLCARLRTADVDAAAGSLEEVQRIVSRIRARWPTTRILLRADSGFARDELMSWCEQNTVDFVFGLARNARLEAMIGEDLKLMRAVSLQERKGAPVRAYRELRYRTRESWTRERRVVAKAEWLSDKFNPRFVVTSLRTEACGARALYEQLYCARGDMENRIKEQQLGLFADRTSAHTLRANQLRLWFSSAAYVLLNLLRHFGLRGTEMERAQVGTLRLKLLKVAAIVRVSVRRVVLSLSAAAPVQDLFARVAQQLCEVPAPS is encoded by the coding sequence GTGAAAACAGAGTGTAACGCGAAGCAGGTCGAGTTCGACAACGTGGGGAAAAGGAAACTGGTGGCGGCGTTCGACGGCGAGCACATCTCGTCGGACGGAGGGCTGGCGCTGTTGCACCGGACGGACCAGCGGTTCGGGCTGATGAGGAAGTTCGCTGAGTGCTTCAAGGACTTGAGAAAGCCGGAGTTGATTGAGCACTCGGTGGAAGAGCTCGTCCGTCAGCGCGTGTTTGGCCTCGCCTGCGGCTACGAGGACCTGGTGGACCATGAGACGCTGCGCAACGACCCGCTGCTGGCGGCCGTGGTGGGCAAGGCGGAGCCCCAGAAGCAGCCGTTGGCCAGCCCGAGCACGCTCAACCGGCTGGAGTTGACGCCCGCGGACGCGACGGCGCAGGCCCGCTACCGGAAGGTGGTTTACGACGGCCAAGCCATCGAGAACTTCTTCGTCGAGGCGTTCCTGGATGCGCACCGTGAGCCGCTGAAACAAGTGGTGCTGGACCTGGATGCCACCGACGACCCGATTCATGGCACGCAGGAGGGCCGTTTCTTCCACGGCTACTACGGCAACTACTGCTACCTGCCACTCTACATCTTCGCGGGCGACTTCCTGCTGTGCGCCAGGCTGCGCACCGCCGACGTCGACGCTGCCGCAGGCTCGCTGGAGGAAGTGCAGCGCATCGTCTCGCGCATCCGAGCGCGCTGGCCCACCACACGAATCCTGCTGCGTGCAGACTCCGGCTTCGCTCGGGATGAGCTCATGAGCTGGTGCGAGCAGAACACCGTCGACTTCGTGTTCGGCCTTGCCAGAAACGCCCGGCTGGAAGCCATGATTGGCGAGGACCTGAAGCTGATGCGCGCCGTCTCCCTCCAGGAGCGCAAAGGCGCTCCGGTGCGGGCGTACCGGGAGTTGCGCTACCGCACGCGGGAGTCCTGGACGCGCGAACGCCGCGTCGTGGCCAAAGCAGAGTGGCTCAGCGACAAATTCAACCCGCGCTTCGTGGTGACTTCCTTGCGCACCGAGGCGTGTGGGGCCCGAGCTCTGTACGAGCAGCTCTACTGCGCCCGCGGCGACATGGAGAACCGTATCAAGGAGCAGCAGCTGGGCCTGTTCGCCGACAGGACCAGTGCCCACACCCTGCGCGCCAACCAGCTGCGCCTCTGGTTTTCCTCCGCCGCGTACGTGCTGCTCAACCTGCTGCGCCACTTCGGCCTGCGCGGCACCGAGATGGAGCGGGCCCAAGTGGGCACCCTCCGGCTGAAGCTGCTCAAGGTCGCCGCCATCGTCCGCGTCAGCGTCCGTCGTGTCGTGCTCTCGCTCAGCGCGGCGGCCCCAGTGCAGGACTTGTTCGCGCGCGTCGCGCAACAGCTCTGCGAAGTCCCAGCTCCCTCCTGA
- a CDS encoding tetratricopeptide repeat protein, producing the protein MRQVLGWGMVVALCCAASAVGAQQPDARLQEAQTAYDEAITLNKAGKYAEAVARGERALGLREAVLGGTHPEVATCLDLLGGVHLQQGNFAQAEPLLQRGLTLREAALGKDHPDVAQSLYNLANLYVAQGMRGRAEPLYQRSLAIREAALGKDHPDVAQSLTSLANLYRDLGKYAQAEPLYLRAVAIREAALGKNHLDVAQSLNSFATLYKLQGKYTQSESLYQRALAIREAALSKNHPSIAASLNNLAILYVEQGMYGRAEPLYQRALALMEETFGKNHPAVASALNNLAELYRLQGKYAQAEPLYQRALAIREAALGKDHPNVADSLNDLAHLYQRQGMYGRAKPLFERALTIREASLGKDHPDVAKSLNNLGNLYREQGIYDRAEPLYQRAIAIKEAALGQNHPSLAFSLHGLAILYAEQGMYGRAEPLYQRALAMREATLGKDHPDVAASLYDLASLYKTRGMYDQAEPLYQRALAIEEAAVGKTHPDVARTLTGLALLYGEQGMHDRAKPLFERALAIFEAVLGQNPSEAVTAPAVVASLTGLANLYQEQGMYDRAESLHKRALAIVEAVLGKNHPDVVSALNRIALLRLAQNRLGAAVPLFTRAFAVSERRLRHEALDLSEARLASFLQLLRTDEERIYALLHAHPDDARVRRLALGAALLLKGRSAEETADISRSVYRSLGAQERDTFERLRGLRTQLATLSLQGPGSLTPTAYQQHLKELSEQGDALEAGLARRSAPLRALAALPPPGEIVDRVAQALPRDGALIEFITYEDRPLVPKPGTPQEQLKGQLRYLALVLLPDATIRVRDLGPAEPMDVAATRLRDALANRDTAFQTHAQALYQQAFQPLLPLLGKTRRLFLSPDGQLALVPFAALHDGEQFLVERFDFSYLTSGKDLLPRPLEGAPATSVVVLADPDFSAPLPTPAPSMEAPSAQAYRSSSLERFFSRLSEEPTQRAWAPVPLPGTRQEAEAIQRLVPQAQLFLGAEATKERLLQLPPPSILHLATHGFFLKDASAPPRSRAIGKCCALGEDPEASSPPDPLLRSGLMFAGAGARPASHTRAAQAPPESALATALELAGLNLWGTQLVVLSACDTGRGEVNLGQGVYGLRRAFVVAGAETVVMSLWKVNDETTSELMEAYYRNLLAGHGRATALHEAMRWLRTTQPHPHFWAPFIALGRDAPLRALELSRPEPPKQ; encoded by the coding sequence ATGCGGCAGGTTCTTGGGTGGGGAATGGTAGTGGCCCTGTGCTGTGCGGCCAGTGCGGTGGGCGCGCAGCAGCCGGATGCGCGGCTACAGGAAGCGCAGACGGCCTATGACGAGGCGATAACGCTCAACAAGGCGGGCAAGTACGCCGAGGCTGTGGCGCGGGGTGAGCGTGCGCTCGGCCTGCGGGAGGCGGTTCTCGGGGGCACGCATCCAGAGGTCGCCACGTGTCTGGATCTGCTCGGCGGGGTGCACCTGCAGCAGGGGAACTTCGCCCAGGCCGAGCCACTGCTTCAACGCGGGCTGACCCTTCGGGAAGCGGCGCTCGGCAAGGACCATCCCGACGTTGCCCAATCGCTCTACAACCTCGCCAATCTCTACGTGGCCCAGGGAATGAGGGGCCGTGCCGAGCCGCTCTACCAGCGCTCGCTCGCCATTCGGGAAGCGGCGCTCGGCAAGGACCATCCCGACGTTGCCCAATCGCTCACCAGTCTCGCCAACCTCTACAGGGATCTGGGGAAGTACGCTCAGGCCGAGCCGCTCTACCTGCGCGCGGTCGCCATTCGGGAGGCGGCCCTTGGTAAGAACCATCTCGACGTTGCCCAATCGCTCAACAGCTTCGCCACGCTCTACAAGCTCCAGGGGAAGTACACACAGTCCGAGTCGCTCTACCAGCGTGCGCTCGCCATTCGGGAAGCGGCCCTCAGCAAGAATCACCCCTCCATCGCTGCCTCGCTCAACAACCTCGCCATCCTCTATGTGGAGCAGGGGATGTACGGCCGCGCCGAGCCGCTCTACCAGCGCGCGCTCGCCCTCATGGAAGAGACCTTCGGCAAGAACCACCCTGCCGTCGCCAGCGCGCTGAACAACCTCGCCGAGCTCTACAGGCTCCAAGGGAAGTACGCTCAGGCCGAGCCGCTCTACCAGCGTGCGCTCGCCATTCGGGAGGCGGCGCTTGGCAAGGACCATCCCAACGTCGCCGATTCGCTCAACGACCTCGCCCATCTCTACCAACGTCAGGGAATGTACGGCCGGGCCAAGCCGCTCTTCGAACGCGCGCTCACCATTCGGGAAGCGAGCCTTGGCAAGGACCATCCCGACGTTGCCAAATCGCTCAACAACCTGGGCAACCTCTACAGGGAGCAGGGGATATACGACCGGGCCGAGCCGCTCTACCAGCGCGCGATCGCCATCAAGGAGGCGGCCCTCGGCCAGAATCATCCCAGTCTCGCCTTCTCGCTCCACGGCCTCGCCATCCTCTATGCGGAGCAGGGGATGTACGGCCGCGCCGAGCCGCTCTACCAGCGCGCGCTCGCCATGCGGGAAGCGACCCTGGGCAAGGACCATCCTGATGTCGCCGCCTCGCTCTACGATCTCGCCAGCCTCTACAAGACCCGGGGGATGTACGACCAGGCCGAGCCGCTCTACCAGCGCGCGCTCGCCATTGAGGAAGCGGCTGTCGGCAAGACCCACCCTGACGTCGCCAGAACGCTCACCGGCCTCGCCCTCCTCTACGGGGAACAGGGGATGCACGACCGGGCCAAGCCGCTCTTCGAACGCGCGCTCGCCATTTTTGAAGCGGTGCTCGGTCAGAATCCTTCCGAAGCCGTCACCGCTCCCGCAGTCGTCGCTTCGCTCACTGGCCTGGCCAACCTCTACCAGGAGCAGGGGATGTACGACCGGGCCGAGTCGCTCCACAAGCGCGCGCTGGCCATCGTGGAAGCAGTCCTCGGCAAGAACCACCCCGATGTTGTCAGCGCTCTCAACCGCATCGCCTTACTCAGGCTGGCCCAGAATCGTCTCGGCGCCGCCGTTCCGCTGTTCACCCGCGCTTTTGCCGTGTCCGAGCGGCGCCTGCGCCACGAGGCCCTTGATCTCTCCGAGGCGCGCCTGGCCAGCTTTCTCCAGCTGCTGCGCACCGACGAGGAACGCATCTATGCGCTGCTGCACGCGCATCCTGATGACGCCCGCGTGAGACGGCTGGCCCTGGGCGCCGCGTTGCTGCTCAAAGGCCGCTCCGCGGAGGAGACGGCCGACATCTCCCGCTCCGTCTACCGGAGCCTGGGAGCCCAGGAGCGCGACACCTTCGAGCGGTTGCGCGGGCTGCGCACCCAACTGGCCACGCTGTCGCTCCAAGGCCCTGGCTCGCTGACACCCACCGCCTACCAACAACACCTCAAAGAGCTCTCCGAGCAGGGTGATGCGCTCGAAGCGGGCCTGGCCAGGCGCTCGGCCCCCCTGCGCGCGCTGGCCGCACTGCCGCCTCCCGGCGAGATTGTGGACCGTGTCGCCCAAGCCCTGCCCAGAGATGGCGCCCTCATCGAGTTCATCACCTATGAGGACCGTCCGCTGGTGCCCAAACCCGGTACACCGCAGGAACAGCTCAAGGGACAGCTGCGCTACCTGGCGCTGGTGCTCTTGCCAGACGCCACCATTCGCGTCCGGGATCTCGGCCCCGCCGAGCCGATGGATGTGGCCGCCACGCGCCTGAGAGACGCGCTGGCCAACCGGGACACTGCCTTCCAAACCCACGCTCAGGCGCTCTACCAGCAGGCGTTCCAACCGCTGCTTCCGCTGTTAGGGAAGACGCGCCGTCTCTTCCTCTCCCCGGATGGACAGCTGGCCCTGGTGCCGTTTGCCGCCCTGCACGATGGAGAGCAGTTCCTCGTGGAGCGCTTCGATTTCAGCTACCTCACCTCCGGCAAGGATCTGCTGCCTCGCCCCCTGGAGGGAGCCCCCGCGACCTCCGTGGTCGTCCTGGCCGATCCGGACTTCAGCGCCCCGTTGCCAACACCCGCTCCCTCGATGGAAGCGCCTTCAGCGCAGGCCTACCGCTCCAGCTCTCTCGAGCGCTTCTTCTCCAGGCTGAGCGAGGAGCCGACGCAGCGAGCATGGGCGCCTGTGCCATTGCCAGGCACCCGCCAGGAGGCCGAAGCCATCCAGCGTCTGGTGCCCCAGGCTCAGCTCTTCCTGGGCGCAGAGGCCACCAAGGAGCGGCTGCTGCAACTGCCTCCCCCGAGCATCCTGCACCTGGCCACGCACGGCTTCTTCTTGAAGGATGCCTCCGCGCCTCCACGCTCGCGCGCCATAGGAAAATGCTGCGCGTTGGGAGAGGACCCTGAGGCCTCAAGCCCGCCGGATCCGCTGCTGCGCTCCGGGCTGATGTTCGCGGGGGCGGGGGCGCGGCCGGCCTCTCACACCCGAGCTGCTCAGGCCCCGCCAGAAAGTGCGTTGGCAACGGCGCTGGAGCTGGCAGGCCTCAACCTGTGGGGGACGCAGCTGGTGGTGCTGTCTGCCTGTGACACGGGCAGAGGTGAGGTGAACCTGGGCCAGGGAGTGTACGGGCTGAGGCGAGCCTTCGTGGTGGCTGGAGCGGAGACGGTGGTGATGAGCCTGTGGAAGGTGAACGACGAGACAACGAGCGAGTTGATGGAGGCCTACTACCGCAACCTGCTGGCGGGGCATGGCCGAGCCACCGCGCTGCACGAGGCGATGCGCTGGCTGCGTACCACCCAGCCCCATCCTCACTTCTGGGCACCGTTCATCGCGCTGGGCCGGGACGCCCCGCTGCGCGCGCTGGAACTCAGCCGGCCGGAGCCGCCGAAGCAGTAG
- a CDS encoding DUF4256 domain-containing protein has product MKTVNGNKNKLSPAQREELLGALKARFEKNMKRHKGLEWAKVQARLEANPGKLWSLHEMERTGGEPDVVGYDKKTGECIFYDCSEESPKGRRSVCYDRESLDSRKEHKPENNAMNMAAAMGIELLTEEQYRELQQLGEFDTKTSSWVQTPPEIRKLGGALFCDRRYDTVFVYHNGAPSYYAARGFRGSLKI; this is encoded by the coding sequence ATGAAAACGGTCAATGGCAACAAGAATAAGCTGTCACCCGCGCAGCGTGAAGAGCTGCTCGGAGCATTGAAAGCCCGTTTCGAGAAGAACATGAAGCGCCACAAAGGTCTTGAATGGGCCAAAGTCCAAGCAAGGCTGGAAGCCAATCCTGGGAAGCTGTGGTCACTCCATGAAATGGAGAGGACGGGGGGCGAACCGGATGTCGTGGGCTATGACAAGAAGACGGGCGAGTGCATCTTCTATGATTGTTCGGAGGAGAGCCCCAAAGGCCGCAGAAGTGTTTGTTACGACCGTGAAAGTCTGGACTCCAGGAAGGAACACAAACCCGAAAACAACGCCATGAACATGGCAGCTGCCATGGGCATTGAGCTTCTAACGGAAGAGCAATATCGGGAATTGCAGCAGCTTGGAGAGTTCGACACGAAGACGTCGAGCTGGGTGCAAACACCCCCTGAGATTAGAAAGCTCGGCGGTGCTCTCTTCTGTGATCGCCGCTATGACACTGTCTTCGTGTATCACAACGGCGCCCCCTCTTATTATGCCGCCAGGGGGTTCCGAGGCTCGCTCAAGATCTAA
- a CDS encoding FHA domain-containing protein, with protein MSRHHAALRQEGARWVLEDLTDPGNALVIQDRFVSSRHLQVTRHEACFHVRDLNSTNGTYLDQEEG; from the coding sequence GTGAGCCGCCATCACGCGGCGCTGAGGCAGGAGGGCGCGCGCTGGGTGCTGGAAGACTTGACGGATCCTGGCAACGCGCTGGTCATCCAGGACCGGTTCGTCTCCAGCCGCCACCTGCAGGTGACCCGGCACGAGGCATGCTTCCACGTGAGGGACTTGAACTCCACCAATGGCACGTACCTGGACCAGGAAGAGGGATGA
- a CDS encoding M57 family metalloprotease, with translation MNPKIRVPFNATAKFMTMAGVLILGAAGCGSVEERKTPPSWEEFERDSTRSFEGTLSFVVEGDLPLTHEELRDYYERNVAAEVPSDLSGTLQQPLIVNRVNSQDDIWNGTLRRNLRYCVSNEFGARKSRAVFEMSQATSAWEAVADVDFIYDPTHDANCHNGNAATTFSVRPWSGGGACAFFPSGGGCVPRTIVIDMTDLDTNPFYRQNAPNVTTLGVLRHELGHVLGFRHEHIRVDCYEDSSWRALTTYDASSVMHYPWCNGVLTSDLSITNLDAQGVRALYSRSAFLFNGGVEWLNGPYNYSGYQFHVADVTGDGRAEVVGINPADERAVVWASTGGGFSGGVEWLNGPYNYSGYQFHVADVNGDGRADVVGINPADERAVVWASTGGGFSGGVEWLNGPYNYSGYQFHVADVTGDGRAEVVGISAADERAVVWASTGGSFSGGVEWLNGPYNYSGYQFHVADVNRDGRAEVVGISPADERAVVWASTGGSFSGGVEWLNGPYNYSGYQFHVADVTGDGRAEVVGISAADERAVVWASTGGSFSGGVEWLNGPYNYSGYQFRVADVTGGGGADVVGINPADERAVVWTGNH, from the coding sequence ATGAACCCAAAAATCAGAGTGCCTTTCAATGCAACTGCCAAGTTCATGACCATGGCTGGAGTCCTCATCTTGGGGGCTGCGGGCTGCGGTTCTGTCGAGGAAAGAAAGACTCCTCCTTCTTGGGAAGAGTTTGAACGTGACTCCACGCGCAGCTTCGAGGGGACCCTGTCCTTTGTGGTTGAAGGGGATTTACCGCTCACCCACGAAGAACTGCGTGACTACTACGAGCGAAACGTTGCAGCCGAAGTGCCAAGCGATCTTTCCGGCACTTTGCAGCAACCGCTCATTGTGAATCGCGTGAACTCCCAGGACGACATATGGAATGGCACGTTGCGGCGCAACTTACGATACTGCGTGAGCAATGAGTTTGGCGCCCGTAAGTCACGCGCTGTTTTTGAAATGAGTCAAGCAACCAGCGCGTGGGAAGCCGTGGCTGACGTCGATTTCATTTATGACCCGACCCATGATGCTAACTGTCACAACGGCAATGCCGCGACGACTTTCTCTGTTCGTCCTTGGTCAGGTGGGGGGGCATGCGCATTCTTCCCCTCCGGCGGTGGGTGCGTCCCACGGACCATTGTTATTGACATGACGGATCTGGACACCAATCCCTTCTATCGGCAGAACGCTCCTAACGTTACTACGCTCGGAGTCCTCCGCCACGAACTCGGCCACGTCCTGGGCTTCCGTCACGAGCACATCCGCGTCGACTGCTACGAGGATAGCTCTTGGAGAGCCCTGACAACCTACGACGCGAGTTCAGTGATGCATTACCCATGGTGCAACGGCGTTCTCACCTCAGATCTGTCGATCACCAATCTTGATGCGCAGGGTGTACGTGCTCTCTACTCCCGCTCTGCCTTTCTTTTCAACGGTGGTGTGGAATGGCTGAACGGGCCATACAATTATTCGGGCTACCAGTTCCACGTGGCGGACGTCACTGGAGACGGTAGGGCTGAGGTGGTGGGCATCAATCCCGCCGATGAACGGGCCGTTGTGTGGGCGAGCACAGGCGGCGGCTTCAGCGGTGGTGTGGAATGGCTGAACGGGCCATACAATTATTCGGGCTATCAGTTCCACGTGGCAGACGTTAATGGAGACGGCAGGGCCGACGTGGTGGGCATCAATCCCGCCGATGAACGGGCCGTTGTGTGGGCGAGCACAGGCGGCGGCTTCAGCGGTGGTGTGGAATGGCTGAACGGGCCATACAACTACTCGGGCTACCAATTCCACGTGGCGGACGTCACTGGAGACGGCAGGGCCGAGGTGGTGGGCATCAGTGCCGCCGATGAGCGGGCCGTTGTGTGGGCGAGCACAGGCGGCAGCTTCAGCGGTGGTGTGGAATGGCTGAACGGGCCATACAACTACTCGGGCTATCAATTTCACGTGGCAGACGTTAATAGAGACGGCAGGGCCGAGGTGGTGGGCATCAGTCCCGCCGATGAGCGGGCCGTTGTGTGGGCGAGCACAGGCGGCAGCTTCAGCGGTGGTGTGGAATGGCTGAACGGGCCATACAACTACTCGGGCTACCAATTCCACGTGGCGGACGTCACTGGAGACGGCAGGGCCGAGGTGGTGGGCATCAGTGCCGCCGATGAGCGGGCCGTTGTGTGGGCGAGCACAGGCGGCAGCTTCAGCGGTGGTGTGGAATGGCTGAACGGGCCATACAACTATTCGGGCTACCAGTTCCGCGTGGCGGACGTCACTGGAGGCGGCGGGGCCGACGTCGTGGGCATCAATCCCGCCGATGAGCGGGCCGTTGTTTGGACGGGCAATCATTGA
- a CDS encoding amidohydrolase family protein, whose product MSQFVTVLSLLLLAGSAAAQPVPQSAPKKTRVVRAARLLDVRAGTFLENPVIVIENERISAVGPGLPVPEGAEVIDLGAATVLPGLIDGHTHLMARMPETPEGYALDLITKSQAFRALEGAANARATLRAGFTTVRDVESEGAFYADVALRDAIRQGLVEGPRMLVSTRGIGAVGTYYPNGLSPDLKDPPTGAQLISGAEEARRAAREQLGHGADLLKLYADWHHPTLTVDEMRPVVEEAHKAGRKVAAHAVTSEAIRNALAAGVDSIEHGHEADRATLELMKKQGVFLVPTIGYFELSLVDAPNDQARQFRDKTLQALRKEVALAHKLGVKIVSGFDASSASGQGSNAWEVVALQRAGLPPIEAIRSATSRAAELLGLQEHVGTLEPGRYADLIAVSGSPLEDVTELQRVRFVMKGGLVVRNELPSSTQASALGQ is encoded by the coding sequence ATGAGCCAGTTCGTCACGGTGTTGTCGTTGCTCCTCCTGGCCGGGAGCGCGGCGGCCCAGCCCGTTCCGCAGAGCGCTCCCAAGAAGACGCGGGTCGTCCGCGCGGCCCGGCTGCTCGATGTCCGCGCCGGCACCTTCCTCGAGAACCCGGTCATCGTGATCGAGAACGAGCGGATCTCGGCGGTGGGGCCCGGCCTGCCGGTTCCTGAAGGGGCGGAGGTGATCGACCTCGGCGCAGCCACCGTGCTGCCGGGGCTGATTGACGGCCACACGCACCTGATGGCGCGGATGCCCGAGACACCCGAGGGCTATGCCCTGGACCTGATCACCAAGTCCCAGGCGTTTCGTGCGCTGGAGGGTGCGGCGAACGCCCGGGCCACGCTGCGCGCCGGCTTCACCACCGTCCGGGATGTCGAGAGCGAGGGGGCCTTCTACGCGGATGTCGCGTTGCGAGATGCCATCCGCCAGGGGCTGGTGGAAGGGCCCAGGATGCTGGTGTCCACCCGAGGGATTGGCGCGGTGGGCACCTACTATCCGAACGGCCTCTCACCCGACCTCAAGGATCCCCCCACCGGCGCGCAGCTCATCAGTGGCGCCGAGGAGGCGCGCCGCGCGGCACGGGAGCAGCTGGGCCATGGCGCCGATCTCCTCAAGCTCTACGCGGACTGGCACCATCCCACGCTCACCGTCGACGAGATGCGCCCCGTCGTCGAGGAGGCGCACAAGGCCGGCCGCAAGGTGGCTGCCCACGCCGTGACGAGCGAAGCCATCCGCAACGCCCTGGCAGCCGGCGTGGACTCGATCGAACACGGGCATGAGGCGGATCGCGCCACCCTGGAGCTGATGAAGAAGCAGGGAGTCTTTCTCGTCCCGACCATTGGCTACTTCGAGCTGTCTTTGGTGGACGCTCCCAATGACCAGGCGCGGCAGTTCCGCGACAAGACGCTTCAGGCCCTGCGCAAAGAGGTGGCGCTCGCGCACAAGCTCGGCGTGAAGATCGTCAGCGGCTTCGACGCAAGCTCGGCATCAGGCCAGGGGAGCAACGCCTGGGAGGTGGTGGCGCTCCAGCGCGCCGGGCTCCCGCCCATCGAGGCGATCCGGTCGGCCACCTCGCGGGCCGCGGAGCTGCTCGGGCTCCAGGAACACGTGGGCACGCTGGAGCCGGGCAGGTACGCCGATCTGATCGCCGTCTCGGGCTCCCCGCTTGAGGATGTGACGGAGCTGCAGCGCGTCCGGTTCGTGATGAAGGGAGGGCTCGTGGTCCGAAACGAGCTCCCCTCCAGCACCCAGGCCTCTGCTCTGGGGCAATAG